A segment of the Neochlamydia sp. S13 genome:
CGTGTTCAAACTCAAGATATGGGATGGGGGTTTGGAGACGCCATTGAGGGTTTATATAAAGATTTTTTTGAAAAAAGCAGTTAAATTCCTTTTATAACCACACTTTCAGTGCACTAAAATCTATGTTGCCTGTAGAAATGGTTCATTAAAAATCAGAAAAAAATGGAAACAAAAATTTAAAGAATTTAATCAAAAAATTGAAGATCGCATTGGATTGGAAATTATCGTAGCTGCTTACAATGAGTCGGAACGAGCTATGGGATGGTATTACTACTTACAAGATACGATGACTATACCGTTTAAGGCTAAGTGTATCCAATCAGTCAGTACATCTCCGCTGAAAATAGATGAAATTATTGAGATTATTGGCATGAACGACGAAGAAAACTGCGAATACGATATGTTTGTACAAGTGAAATGGAAAGACAAAGAAACACTTGGTGTACCATTGAAGCAGCTCAAAGGTATTAATGTTGATGATAAAACCAAGTAAGCGTTAGATGATGGGTCTTATTGGATTTCTCAAGGATATTGCTTTTAATCAACCCCTCTTGCTTATCATCCAAATCATTGCTTGGAGAGGATAAATCAGATAAGATGAATCAAATCGTTAGACATGGAGCTTATGGAGTTATATTTCAAGATTCCAAAATCCTCCTCACTCAAAAGAACTCAGGACCTTATGAGGGATTATGGGGACTTCCTGGAGGTGCTATTGAATTCGGTGAAACGCCAGAAGCAACACTTAAACGTGAGCTATTGGAAGAATCTTCTATAGCCATTTCTAAGTTAGAATTTTTAAGTGTAGCGACCTCTACTGGCAACTACGATAATAACGGTGTTCCATATGGATTCCATCAAGTTGGCCTTCTTTATAAAATATTAGGTTGGGAGAAACAGCCAGGTTTCGTGCCTCAAGAAGAAAACCGTTGGGTTAGGCTCACTGACATCCTTCAAAAGGAATTAACTCCATTTGCTCTTCATGCGATCTATAATCTACCAACAAGTAAAATATGGAGGCCTCATAACAGGATTAGGGGCAAGGTAATAGGTCTTGCAAAACACGAAAATCGATTGCTTGTCTGCGAGGTACTTAATGATGATGGCGTATTAAAAGGATGGGGCCCCATCGGAGGTGGTATTGAATTTGGTGAAAGTGCTGAAGAGGCTCTAAAGCGCGAAATTTATGAGGAGCTTGGATGTAATCTCGTCATTACAGGTGAACCTATATTCTGCGAAAACATTTTTGAACATCATGGGATTAAAGGACACGAAATTATTTTTGCCTTTCTCATTAAGCTTTCAGATGAAACCATCTACACGAAAAATCGTTTTCAGATTTATGAAGATAGAGGAAGTGCTCACTGGGTAGAATGGATTCCACTTGATCGGTTTGAAAGAAGCGAAGCCATATTATTTCCTTCAATTATAGTAGACAAAATCGCAGAGATCTAAAATCACTTGATTGCAAGAACTTCAATAAGTGTGTCGATTTGTTTAGAGGGTATTAATCGCTAAAAATCGATACAAAATTGCTCTTGATATGAGCGCACATGCTTTACAAAAGATCCAGGCGAGGTGATGTAATCCTTAATTGATGCTTCGCTATGAAAGTACCTTGAATAGGTATTTCTATTCGAGTAGTAAGCCGTTAAACCCGTTTCAGGATTAAATATAGAATCCTTGTCTTGTGCTAAGGTGTGAGGGCATTTCTTTTTAAATAATGAGATCGAAGAAGTTCACAAACTTTTCCTACTATAGAAATACTTCGAGTTCTGCCCTTCTTTGTCTCTTTTAGGTAGATCTCTTGTCGATCAAAATTAATACAATTCCATGTTACTCTCAAAATCTCTCCTCGTCTCATCCCTGTAGTAATGGCCAAAAGCATAACAGGCAACAAATGTTCATTACGGCTATTTTTACATTCTTCTAATAGTGCAAGACATTCATCAGAAGATGCAATTCTATCCCTTCCTTTTGATTTTTTAAATTTAGTTACTCGTAAGCATGGGTTATCAGTCATCCAACCGCATTCACGAATACCAGATGCCCATGACAGTTCAAAGCAGGGCCAAATAGCGATTGACAGTAGCAGGACAGCTTTTAAGGTGTTTTGATGTTGTCCCTTCAGAAAGCTCCTGACGACATTAAGCAATCAAATCAGGTGAAATTTTTGGTACACTATATTTGCCAATTTTATCATGCCACCAAGCAAGATGCCGCTGCATATTCCGAGCTTCTTTAGACTTTCTAGGAAGAACAATTGTTATGTAGCGATCAATAAGATCGACTAGAGTCTGCTTGCCTTTTTCTTTGTCTATAGGACCATAACCTTGTCGCCTACGTGCTTCTTCTAGTTTGGCCCAATGCTTGGCCTCTTCTTTTGGAGGAAAGGTTTTAAGATTTAGGAGGAAAGCCATCGCTTTGACGGAGCATACTTTATAGCTGAGGGCTCCATTTTTGAGGACGTTTTTGAATCGTTGCCATTTAGCTCATGCTCCATTTTGAGTGGTTAGCGTGAGCAACGACAAGATCACTTTGATGATAATTGCTGTGATTTGCTGAGGTGTATAGAGTCTTAGTGTGCCACCTGTGTGCCACGACCTATTTTAGTAACTTGGGTTTAATGATTGAATGTAATCATCGTAAACCTTAAGGGCGGTATCTCAATAAGTTATAAAAAGAGGGGCAACTTGGACTTGAACCAGGGAACAACAGGTTATGAGTCGCCTAACCTTCCACAAACCAGCATAAATGGCAATACATAGGCACAGCAAAATCAGCGGTTTGAGAAAACACTGATTGCGCTAGTTTGCGTAATTTTACTCCAGGTTTTTCCAGTCAAGTGCGTAAAATTTGCATTAAAAACGAGAGAGTATCGCTTTTCTCTTGACAGTGTACCACCAAAATGTTACGCTGGTAGATAAATGAGGATGATAATGAAGCAATGGATTGCTTACGAAGGAACCGAATTTACGATTGAGTGGTTTTATGATCATAAAGGACATAGCCAAGCACTTGGATACTTCAAAGAACAACCGAAAGATAAACAGAGAAAACTGCTCAACCTTTTCCGTTTAATGGGAGATCAGGGAAAAATCTTCGACGAAACGAAATTTAGAAATGAAGGAGATGGGATCTACGCTTTTAAGCCACAACCTGATCGTTATCTTTGCTTTTTCTTCAAAGGCAAGAAAATTATAGTGACGAACGCTTTTATCAAAAAAACGCAAAAACTTCCACAAGGTGAAAAGGATCAAGCGTTAAAAGCTTATCAAAGTTATGAGAAAAGAGTAAAAGAAGGAGGCTATTATGAAAAAGAAAGCTAAGTCTACATATGAGGAATTCATCGAAGATGACGAACAAAAAGATTTACTGGATAAAGAATACAAAGAACTCCTCTTGTCTGAACTATTGATCGCCGCCATGGAACACGATCATATTTCTGTGAGAAAACTAGCGGCTGCTGCTGGTGTTTCTCCAACAATTATTCAGGGACTAAGATCTGGATCAAAAAAAAATATAACAATCGATACCCTGTCAAAAATTTTAGATGCTGTAGGATATCAAATTATTTTTGCTCCAAAGCATGAAACTGGAAAGCGATTAAAATCAGCGTAAACCAATCCTATGAATCGAGAATCAACGCCTTATAAAGCCTTGTGTACTGAATTCTATGAACTCGATAAGCCATTCGCTTCAAAAGAGGCGTTGGAATGGTATTTAGAATATGCCAAAGAGGCAAATGGACCCATACTTGAACCTATGTAAGAGTAGTGCCTTGTGCTGCTTTATTCCAGCCTCATGCAGTCGAGTGCGTAAAAAATGCGTAATGGCAAGGTTGCCTAACACTTGCGCAATAGCAAAAAGACTGTTGTGGAGGTATTGCGAAAAAAGTGGGGCAACCTGGACTTGAACCAGGGACCAACGGGTTATGAGTCCGTTGCTCTAACCAACTGAGCTATTGCCCCTAAGAAGTGAGTAGCATAACAAGGAAGATTTCATAAATCAAGTATTATTCAAATTTATTTGCTTTTAATAGCTAAATTCTACTTCCTCTCCCTTCATTTTTTTTCTCACCAGCAAGTAAAAAATGACTTATAGTGGTGACTAGAAGCTCAATATTGAATTAAAGCAAGGGTGCCTGTATCCTTTGACAATCAATTTTGAGCAATTTGAGCAAGAAATCAGACAAACAAACTACGTTAAGCCTATACAAATTGGGAAAGGAATATTTTCAGTCCCTATAGCCACAAGGATAATCTTTTGCTCGCATAGCTTTAAACTTATAGCCTTTATTTTAAGAGAATCACGAACATTTAGGGCAGAGATATTCTTAGTGATGCAATTGATGTTTATGAGCTAATCTTGTAGACTTAATCTCAAAAAGGAAACTGCAATGGCTCTTCCCCTACAAAAATTACGTGAAATTATTTTTCAGATGCTATACAGCTATGATATTGGAAAAGCTCATCAACAAGATATGATTGAGCTAATGATGAAAGAGTTAGCCGTTTCTCGCGCTTCGGTTATTATGGCTCAACAGAAAGTGGAGGAAATACAAGCTATCCAAGAGGAAATTGATGGAATGATTGCAGGTGCTTCTTTTTCTTATGCATTTGATCGTATTCAAACTGTCGAGCGTAATATTTTGCGTCTAGGAGTTTATGAACTTTTCTTTGCAAGCAATATTCCCCCTAAGGTTGCTATAAGCGAAGCAGTCAGAATGTCAAGAAAATTTAGTACTCCCGAATCAGCAAATTTTGTTAATGCCGTTTTAGATACTTTGTACAAAGCACGAGCTGGTGAAGAAATAGACCTTCAAAAAATCTATAAAACTATTGAAGAAATGACTCAAAGCGAGGAAAAATCTAGCAGCCTTCCTTTAGAAAAAGAAATGGCTGAGGAATGATACCGTGAATGATGATAAGCTATCTTCAAAGCTTCAAAATAACAAGCTGCTAAAAAGCGTATGCACCTTCGGGATTGGAGGTGCCGCCCAGTATTATCGAGAAGTCCATACGATTGAAGAGATGCAAACAACCCTTATTTATTGCCATACCCGTCGTCTTCCTTTTTTTATTTTAGGGAAAGGATCTAACTGCCTCTTTGATGATCGTGGATTTGCAGGCCTTGTGATTCACAATAAGATTGATTTTAAACATCAACAGCCAGAGGGAATCTTTCATGTAGGTGCAGGCTATAATTTCTCATTACTGGGTTCCCAGACTGCAAGAGAAGGCTGGTCAGGCCTAGAATTTGCCTCTGGGATACCTGGGAGCGTGGGTGGTGCTGTTTATATGAATGCAGGTGCAAATGGGAAAGAGACGCATGATTCTTTAAAATCCGTGGATTTTATCAATCAGCAGGGAGAATTAAAAACTTTTTGCAAAGAAGAACTCACTTATGCTTACCGTACCTCTATCTTTCAATCAATTCGAGGAGCAATTGTAGGGGCTACCTTTCAATTAACCCCTTCGACCCAGGCGCGTCAAAAGCAAATAGAAATCATTAGTTATCGTAAGCAAACGCAGCCTTACAGCAATAAATCAGCAGGATGTATTTTTCGCAATCCTGATTGCCATTATGCGGGGGCTCTAATAGAAAAAGCTGGTTTAAAAGGTATCCATGTGGGAGGAGCGAAAGTTTCTGAAATTCATGCTAATTTCATCGTTAATACGGATAATGCCACCTCTCAAGAAGTTTTAAAACTTATTGAGCACATAAAAGAACAGGTAAAAATTCATTGCAAGGTCGAGTTGGAAAGTGAAGTACGCTATATTCCTTATGAAGTGGAACGCGCATGAAAGAGTTTAGAGCAGATCTTCATTGTCATACTACTTGTTCTGATGGAACCTCTTCACCGGAAGATGTCATAAGAATGGCCGCAGAACTAGGCTTATCCGGCTTATCCATTACTGATCATGATACTATTGATGCATATAGCCAAGTCCTGCCTCTAGCACAACAGCTAGGCATGGAAATCATTCCGGGCGTAGAATTTTCTTCTTTTCAAGGGGAGGTAAGCGTGCACGTTTTAGCCTATTCTTTTCCTATCGATAGCCCTATTATTAAAGATTTTTGTAAAAAACATGTGGAAAGGCGCCTTCATCGCAATCGCGAAATTTTAAAAAAACTTGCCGCCCATGGATTTCCTTTAGAGGAAGAAGATGTGTTAGCAGCTATTGCAGGCAAAGTTTTAAATGCTAGCAGAACGATAGGCAGGCCTCATATTGCTTTAGCTATGCTTAAAAAAGGCTATATTCATTCTATCCCTGAGGCTTTTAATAAGTATTTAGGTGAAGGAAAAAGCTGCTATGCCCCCGGTGAATATTTTACATTGGAAGATACCATTAACATTATTCATCAAGCCAAAGGGCTGGCTATCATTGCCCATCCTCATCTTGTGGATCATCCCCCCACTTTAAAAAAGCTTTTGGAGATGAATTTTGATGGAATAGAATGTTATTACGCTAAATTCAATCAACAAGCTCATAAGCGTTGGCTTAAAATAGCTAAACATCGCAAATGGTTAATTACTGGCGGCTCAGATTATCATGGTGCCCTTAAACCCCATATACCTTTAGGCTCTTCCTGGGTTGCCAAAGATTATTTTGA
Coding sequences within it:
- a CDS encoding calcium-binding protein, whose protein sequence is MEIIVAAYNESERAMGWYYYLQDTMTIPFKAKCIQSVSTSPLKIDEIIEIIGMNDEENCEYDMFVQVKWKDKETLGVPLKQLKGINVDDKTK
- a CDS encoding NUDIX domain-containing protein is translated as MNQIVRHGAYGVIFQDSKILLTQKNSGPYEGLWGLPGGAIEFGETPEATLKRELLEESSIAISKLEFLSVATSTGNYDNNGVPYGFHQVGLLYKILGWEKQPGFVPQEENRWVRLTDILQKELTPFALHAIYNLPTSKIWRPHNRIRGKVIGLAKHENRLLVCEVLNDDGVLKGWGPIGGGIEFGESAEEALKREIYEELGCNLVITGEPIFCENIFEHHGIKGHEIIFAFLIKLSDETIYTKNRFQIYEDRGSAHWVEWIPLDRFERSEAILFPSIIVDKIAEI
- a CDS encoding tyrosine-type recombinase/integrase, with the protein product MTDNPCLRVTKFKKSKGRDRIASSDECLALLEECKNSRNEHLLPVMLLAITTGMRRGEILRVTWNCINFDRQEIYLKETKKGRTRSISIVGKVCELLRSHYLKRNALTP
- a CDS encoding type II toxin-antitoxin system RelE/ParE family toxin; protein product: MKQWIAYEGTEFTIEWFYDHKGHSQALGYFKEQPKDKQRKLLNLFRLMGDQGKIFDETKFRNEGDGIYAFKPQPDRYLCFFFKGKKIIVTNAFIKKTQKLPQGEKDQALKAYQSYEKRVKEGGYYEKES
- a CDS encoding helix-turn-helix domain-containing protein — its product is MKKKAKSTYEEFIEDDEQKDLLDKEYKELLLSELLIAAMEHDHISVRKLAAAAGVSPTIIQGLRSGSKKNITIDTLSKILDAVGYQIIFAPKHETGKRLKSA
- the nusB gene encoding transcription antitermination factor NusB — encoded protein: MALPLQKLREIIFQMLYSYDIGKAHQQDMIELMMKELAVSRASVIMAQQKVEEIQAIQEEIDGMIAGASFSYAFDRIQTVERNILRLGVYELFFASNIPPKVAISEAVRMSRKFSTPESANFVNAVLDTLYKARAGEEIDLQKIYKTIEEMTQSEEKSSSLPLEKEMAEE
- the murB gene encoding UDP-N-acetylmuramate dehydrogenase; protein product: MNDDKLSSKLQNNKLLKSVCTFGIGGAAQYYREVHTIEEMQTTLIYCHTRRLPFFILGKGSNCLFDDRGFAGLVIHNKIDFKHQQPEGIFHVGAGYNFSLLGSQTAREGWSGLEFASGIPGSVGGAVYMNAGANGKETHDSLKSVDFINQQGELKTFCKEELTYAYRTSIFQSIRGAIVGATFQLTPSTQARQKQIEIISYRKQTQPYSNKSAGCIFRNPDCHYAGALIEKAGLKGIHVGGAKVSEIHANFIVNTDNATSQEVLKLIEHIKEQVKIHCKVELESEVRYIPYEVERA
- a CDS encoding PHP domain-containing protein is translated as MKEFRADLHCHTTCSDGTSSPEDVIRMAAELGLSGLSITDHDTIDAYSQVLPLAQQLGMEIIPGVEFSSFQGEVSVHVLAYSFPIDSPIIKDFCKKHVERRLHRNREILKKLAAHGFPLEEEDVLAAIAGKVLNASRTIGRPHIALAMLKKGYIHSIPEAFNKYLGEGKSCYAPGEYFTLEDTINIIHQAKGLAIIAHPHLVDHPPTLKKLLEMNFDGIECYYAKFNQQAHKRWLKIAKHRKWLITGGSDYHGALKPHIPLGSSWVAKDYFDILKEHFDKVSLN